In Geotoga petraea, the genomic stretch CTATTAGAAGTTAATCATGGAAGAAAAACAAGAGCTTTTATAATAACTGACTCGGGACATGTAATTGCTTCTGCAATACAACCAGAAACAATAACAAATAGATTTTCTCAAAACTTCTATGATATAGAAAAATCATTGGAGAGAATTAGGAAAGAGGCTTTCAACGGATGACGGGAGGAGTTTTATATGTGGTAAGCGGTCCTTCCGGTGCTGGAAAATCCACAGTAATAAAAAAAGCTTTGGATAAAGTAGAAGGTTTTACTTTTTCAGTTTCATATACTACCAGGGAAAAGAGACCAGGTGAAATAGAAGGGGAAGACTACTTTTTTATATCCGAAGAAGAGTTTCATGAATTAAAAGAGCAAGGTGAATTTTTAGAATATGCTGAAGTTCATGGATATTACTATGGTACTTCAAAATCTTTTATCAAAGAAAAATTGGATGAAGGATTTAACATAGTTTTAGATGTAGACGTTCAAGGCTCATTAAATATAAAAAAAGAAATGCCATACGATTCTGTATTGATTTTTGTTGTTCCTCCATCTTACAAAGAACTTCAAAAAAGGTTGATGGGTAGAGGAACAGAAAATGAAAAGGATCTCAAAAAGAGGTTGGAAGATTCTAAGTGGGAAATACAGCGTATGGAAGAATTTGATTATCTTTTGGAGAACAACGATGTTCCCGAATCGGTAAACAGATTAATATCTATTATAATCGCTGAACAATTAAAAATATCAAGAATAAAAGATGGTCTTGAAGAAAAAGTAGATAAATTTTTTAAATACGATTTTTCATAGGGGTGAAAAGATGAGTACAGGTTTTAATTATGATATAATTATGGAAAAAATGCATCACAAGTATGCAGTGCCTATTATAGCAGCAAAAAGAGCTCAAGAAATAAAAAATGATAAAGACATGAAAGAACCAAATAAATATCATGCCAATAAAAACTACTTGGATGAAGCATTTGTAGACATTCAGAAAGGGAAAACAATTATAAGAGATGTAGACAAAATAGATGAAATTAAAACAAAGTTGAAGTGATTAGAATGAAAAAATCTTTTCTCATTTTATCTATAATTTTCATTTTTATTTTTGGTCTTTCTAACAGTTTTAATTATGGATTGACTATTATGACAGATGAACAAGTAAACTGGGCTTTGAGAACAGGTTTTGATTCTGAACAGTTTAAGTTGTACTTTGATTTAAGCCCAAATTTTGGTGAAGAACTGAATATGATAACGATAACAGATTTAGATTTAAAATTAGCAGATTTGAATGACATGATTAGTTTGTCTGCAGGTGTGCTTTGGTTGAATGACAGACCTACTCAAGATTATATTGATGCTGGAGAAAATAGAAGTGTTATCTTTGCTAATGTCGGTTTTAACTTTCACGTTCAAAATGTCAGCGCCAAACTTGGCGTAGGATATCCAGTTGGTCAAGATTTTGAACCAACAACAAATATTATAGACTACCTTAATTTGAGAATGACTTATACAGTTCCGAAACCTGCAAATTTTATAGATGACTTGAAATTGCAGTTTAGGTTTACAAAACTAAGGAGAGATATTTCTATATTCATCTCAACACCAATTTATGAATAAATTCAAAGGTAAAAGTGGTTTTTTATTACTTGAATCAGTATTAGAATTATTTTTAATTTCAATAATGACAATAACAGTCCTTGCGACATTTGCAAGGACTTTGTTTATATTAAAAAACTCTCTAACAGAGATGAGAGACCTTAACTTATCGCAAAACGCATTTATTTCAATTTATACTTTGGCAAAAGATGAAATAAAAACAACAAATAATTTTTCTAATAATTATATCTACAATTATAAACCAAATGGGACATATGTTGGACTTGACTATAGTCCTTTTTTAAAAAAGGTAACAAGAAAAACAAGAACTGGAGCCACTTTAATAACAAATAATATAGACTTTTTTGAGTATAAAGATAATTATCTTACAATTGAATTAGAAGGTTATTCTTACAAGATATATATAAAACAGGAGGAATAAAAATGGCGAACGAAATAATAGAATCATATAAAATATTGGAAGAAAAAATAAAATCTGAAAATGCCAAAATATTTTTTGAAATGTTGGATTCCAATTATCCAGCTTTTAAGTCAAGAGCTATACAAGAATTAACAAAACTAAAAATAGAAACACCAGCTATAAAAGAATTCATAGAAGATCCAGATAGAGAGGTTAGATTATCCAGCTTAAAATACTTGGAAAAATTAGCCTTGTTAGAAGAAGAAGATTTGATTAAATTGACAAAAGACATTTCTCCTGCAATAAGAAGAGAATCGATAAAATTCTTTATAAGCATGGGTATAGAAGATGAAAAAATAATTGAAGAAAAAATAAAAGATCCAGATCCAACCGTAAGATATCAACTTTTGATATCTTATTTAGAGTATTATCCAGAAGAATCACCAAAATTAATAGAAAAGATGAAAGATGATCCATATGTAAAGATAAAACAACTTATAGAAGCTTTGGAAAATGTATCTGAAACTATGCTGGATGATACTATTCCATCCAACATTAAAAAAATATCATTAATAAGATATTATGAAAAGACAGATGCAATGGTATTTTTCACAACTTTAAAAGAAGTTTATGGAGAAGTTGATAAAGAAACCAAAAAAATCATCTTGAGATTTTTAGCTGGGCTGCCTTGCGATATAATAAAAAAATATTTAGAAGGTAAAATAGAAGAAGAAAAAGACTACGAAATTTTAATGTCCATCACAAAGGTAATAAGAAAAGTTTGTGGGACTGAAGATATACCAAGTTGGTTGATAAACAACTTTGTAGATCACAAAGATCCAAAAATAGTTAAGTTTGGGTTGAAATTAGCTCAAGATAAAGAAGATATAGGATATGTTGATTATGCAAGGGAACTGTTAGATGAAGTGGACGATGATTTGGTTATTGGTGCGGCAGATTACCTGACTTTTTTCCAAGATTATCAACTTACAGACTATGTGTCTGAATTTCTACATTCTGTGTCCTCAAAAAGGATAAAAGAAGCTCTTAAAATAATCAAAAAGCTAAAATTGGAAAACTTTATAAACGAAATTTCAGATATTGCAAACAACAAAAAATACCCTATGTCTATAAGAAAAAATGCTATAAATCTATTAAAATATTTCAAAGCTAAAAATTTATGGGAAATACCTTTTAATATATTAAAAGATCCATACGAAAATGGGCAACTAAAATTGGCATCATTAAACGCTTTGCTAAAATTAAATC encodes the following:
- a CDS encoding DUF370 domain-containing protein, with product MYGLINIGFGNVVVGDRVIAIVNPGSQPLKRLRDVAETQGKLLEVNHGRKTRAFIITDSGHVIASAIQPETITNRFSQNFYDIEKSLERIRKEAFNG
- the gmk gene encoding guanylate kinase, which gives rise to MTGGVLYVVSGPSGAGKSTVIKKALDKVEGFTFSVSYTTREKRPGEIEGEDYFFISEEEFHELKEQGEFLEYAEVHGYYYGTSKSFIKEKLDEGFNIVLDVDVQGSLNIKKEMPYDSVLIFVVPPSYKELQKRLMGRGTENEKDLKKRLEDSKWEIQRMEEFDYLLENNDVPESVNRLISIIIAEQLKISRIKDGLEEKVDKFFKYDFS
- a CDS encoding DNA-directed RNA polymerase subunit omega, whose amino-acid sequence is MSTGFNYDIIMEKMHHKYAVPIIAAKRAQEIKNDKDMKEPNKYHANKNYLDEAFVDIQKGKTIIRDVDKIDEIKTKLK
- a CDS encoding type II secretion system protein; this encodes MNKFKGKSGFLLLESVLELFLISIMTITVLATFARTLFILKNSLTEMRDLNLSQNAFISIYTLAKDEIKTTNNFSNNYIYNYKPNGTYVGLDYSPFLKKVTRKTRTGATLITNNIDFFEYKDNYLTIELEGYSYKIYIKQEE